A window of the Roseburia sp. 831b genome harbors these coding sequences:
- a CDS encoding phosphoribosylanthranilate isomerase, with protein MTKMKFCGLTRPCDIEAVNEIKPEYIGFVFAKKSKRYVTPQKAMELKNLLSPEILAVGVFVGEEPEVIAGLLENGTIDIAQLHGSEDEEYIRRLKTMTDKPIIKAVQVTEESAYAETKLPSCSVDYLLLDSGAGTGTTFNWNKIEKLCKPYFLAGGLSPDNVREAIELLHPYAVDVSSGIEEDGVKSKEKMAAFAAAVRKEERK; from the coding sequence ATGACAAAAATGAAATTTTGCGGGCTTACGAGACCTTGCGATATTGAGGCAGTCAATGAAATCAAGCCAGAATATATCGGGTTTGTATTTGCAAAAAAAAGTAAGCGATATGTGACACCGCAAAAAGCAATGGAATTAAAGAATCTGTTATCACCGGAAATTTTAGCGGTCGGTGTGTTTGTAGGGGAAGAACCGGAAGTGATTGCCGGACTTTTAGAAAATGGAACGATTGATATCGCCCAGCTTCATGGCAGTGAGGATGAGGAATATATCCGTAGATTAAAAACAATGACGGATAAGCCAATTATCAAGGCAGTCCAGGTTACAGAGGAGAGCGCATATGCGGAAACAAAACTCCCATCATGCAGCGTGGATTACCTGTTATTAGATTCCGGTGCCGGAACGGGTACCACATTCAATTGGAACAAGATTGAAAAATTATGTAAACCTTATTTCCTTGCCGGTGGGTTATCGCCGGATAATGTAAGGGAAGCAATCGAATTGCTGCATCCTTACGCCGTCGATGTCAGTTCCGGCATTGAAGAAGATGGCGTCAAAAGCAAAGAAAAAATGGCAGCTTTTGCAGCTGCAGTCAGAAAGGAAGAGAGAAAATGA
- the trpC gene encoding indole-3-glycerol phosphate synthase TrpC: protein MTILDELADYAKKRVADAKKRVSLEEIKKQAYALPAGTFAFEQALKKPELSFICECKKASPSKGLIAPDFPYLAIAKEYEAAGADCISVLTEPKWFLGHDSYLKEIAGNVSIPCLRKDFTVDEYMIYEAKVLGASAVLLICSILCENQMKQYLRICDELGLSALVEAHDEAEVTRALNAGARIIGVNNRNLKDFSVDTKNSIRLREKIPSDVLFVSESGVKSAADVAKLRKMGADAVLVGETLMRAPDKKAKLKELKG from the coding sequence ATGACAATTTTAGATGAGCTTGCTGATTATGCAAAAAAAAGGGTAGCCGATGCGAAAAAGCGGGTTTCCCTTGAAGAAATCAAAAAGCAGGCATACGCACTTCCTGCCGGAACGTTTGCATTTGAACAGGCGCTAAAGAAACCGGAACTTTCCTTTATCTGTGAGTGCAAGAAAGCGTCTCCCTCCAAAGGCCTGATTGCACCTGATTTTCCATATCTTGCGATTGCAAAAGAATATGAGGCGGCAGGGGCAGATTGTATCTCAGTTTTAACGGAACCAAAATGGTTTCTTGGTCATGACAGTTATTTAAAAGAAATTGCCGGAAACGTTTCCATTCCGTGTCTTCGAAAAGATTTTACGGTCGATGAATATATGATTTATGAGGCAAAGGTGCTTGGTGCATCTGCGGTTTTACTGATTTGTTCGATTCTCTGTGAAAATCAGATGAAGCAGTATCTTAGAATCTGTGATGAACTTGGACTTTCGGCATTGGTGGAAGCACATGATGAGGCGGAAGTTACGAGGGCATTAAATGCGGGTGCACGTATCATCGGGGTCAACAACCGGAATCTCAAAGATTTTTCTGTGGATACTAAGAACAGCATCCGGCTCCGGGAAAAGATACCGTCAGATGTTTTGTTCGTATCGGAAAGCGGTGTCAAAAGTGCCGCTGATGTAGCAAAACTTCGCAAGATGGGAGCGGATGCAGTCCTTGTAGGTGAGACGTTGATGCGCGCACCGGATAAGAAAGCAAAACTAAAAGAGCTAAAAGGCTAA
- the trpB gene encoding tryptophan synthase subunit beta, which yields MTNPNGRFGIHGGQYIPETLMNAVNELEEAYNFYKNDPEFNRELTELLNEYAGRPSRLYYAKKMTEDLGGAKIYLKREDLNHTGSHKINNVLGQALLAKKMGKTRLIAETGAGQHGVATATAAALLGMECVVFMGEEDTIRQALNVYRMRLLGAEVIPVKSGTATLKDAVSEAMREWTSRIDDTHYCLGSVMGPHPFPTIVRDFQAVISKETKEQILEKEGRLPDAVIACVGGGSNAMGSFYHFIEDKGVRLIGCEAAGRGIGTFETAATISTGKLGIFHGMKSYFCQDAYGQIAPVYSISAGLDYPGIGPEHAHLHDIGRAEYVPVTDDEAVNAFEYLSRMEGIIPAIESAHAVAYAMKLAPTMEKDNVIVITISGRGDKDCAAIARYRGEDIHE from the coding sequence ATGACAAATCCAAATGGACGTTTTGGCATTCACGGTGGGCAGTATATCCCGGAAACGCTGATGAATGCAGTGAATGAATTAGAAGAGGCATACAATTTTTATAAAAATGACCCGGAATTCAACCGGGAACTGACTGAACTTTTAAATGAATACGCAGGCAGACCATCCAGACTGTATTACGCAAAGAAAATGACCGAGGATTTAGGCGGTGCCAAGATATATTTGAAACGTGAGGACTTAAACCATACAGGTTCCCATAAAATCAACAATGTATTAGGTCAGGCGCTCCTCGCCAAAAAGATGGGAAAAACAAGGCTGATTGCAGAGACCGGGGCAGGCCAGCACGGAGTTGCGACTGCGACGGCTGCAGCGTTGCTTGGAATGGAATGTGTCGTATTCATGGGGGAGGAGGATACGATTCGTCAGGCGTTAAATGTGTACCGGATGCGTTTGTTAGGCGCCGAGGTAATTCCGGTAAAATCTGGTACAGCCACATTAAAAGATGCTGTTTCAGAGGCAATGAGAGAGTGGACATCACGGATTGATGACACACATTATTGCCTTGGTTCGGTCATGGGACCACATCCTTTTCCAACCATTGTGCGTGACTTCCAGGCGGTGATTTCAAAGGAGACCAAGGAACAGATTTTAGAAAAAGAAGGTAGATTACCGGATGCGGTGATTGCGTGTGTCGGCGGCGGTTCAAATGCGATGGGCTCCTTTTATCATTTTATTGAGGATAAAGGTGTCAGACTGATTGGCTGTGAGGCAGCCGGAAGAGGAATCGGAACCTTTGAGACGGCGGCCACGATTTCAACCGGAAAGCTTGGTATTTTCCATGGAATGAAATCATATTTCTGTCAGGATGCGTATGGTCAGATTGCACCGGTTTATTCGATTTCAGCGGGACTTGATTATCCGGGAATCGGACCGGAACACGCACATCTTCATGATATCGGAAGAGCCGAGTATGTGCCGGTTACTGATGATGAAGCGGTAAATGCGTTTGAGTACTTATCCAGGATGGAGGGGATTATTCCAGCCATCGAGTCGGCTCACGCAGTTGCTTATGCAATGAAATTAGCGCCAACGATGGAAAAAGATAACGTGATTGTGATTACCATTTCCGGCAGAGGAGATAAGGACTGTGCAGCGATTGCACGTTACAGAGGGGAGGATATCCATGAGTAA